One Salmo trutta chromosome 26, fSalTru1.1, whole genome shotgun sequence DNA window includes the following coding sequences:
- the LOC115163460 gene encoding rho GTPase-activating protein 32 isoform X3 yields the protein MEAGCGVAAVIGNAGSGHQGEPGSGDVLEGDMCITPDKEATQPDPHKSTTPTEKSPKESPTDMVQSDEVTELPVEPEPTLRSCVSTASMKVKNVKKLTFPRGHFPRLAECAHFHYETVDFGTVQLSFAEEQTEGKKDGLDSKEPLFVAQICCQSRSWLVKRSYEDFRVLDKHLHLCIYDRRFSKLTELPRIDSLKDTVEEITKMLAAYLSRLSAIADNKINCGPVLTWMEIDNKGNHMLVAEESSINVPAIAAAHVIKRYIAQATDELTFEVGDIVSVIDMPPKEDTGWWRGKHGFQVGFFPCDCVELISDRIPPCVSSSVPKPVCKKHGKLVTFLRSFMKSRPPPQKLRQRGILRERVFGCDLGEHLLNSGHDVPQVIKCCTEFIERHGVVDGMYRLSGISSNIQKLRHEFDSEQIPDLSRDVFKQDIHSVGSLCKLYFRELPNPLLTYQLYERFSEAVSAATDEERLVKIHNVIQQLPPPHYRTLEFLMRHLSQLATFSPITNMHTKNLAIVWAPNLLRSKQIESACFSGTAAFMEVRIQSVVVEFILNNTEALFSPKLNALIRESTGTSTLSRPKSLLVCSPSTKLLSLEEAQARTQAQLGSPVTTPILSHSEYIEVGEGPGALMGKFHTVIELPTESKRAPGKVKKSPVGSWRSFFHLGKSSSMTSKRKLKRHPSEPNEIKSIALPGGRGDSGTLRSTKSEESLTSLHNVEGEPQMYRPPRPRSTSDALSTAFRDDLCDARDKGDRYHKQTKEGHNGAGGPVYDPAGVSPPHQEDDLDLCLPAPGMAFLDFDPMSFQCSPLSPPTTKSAPQRKASVNWRKNVGGSSESEPISSSLNKVLSNSQSPDISPVHRKRGEKKKVARVVSPKLRRKSSTSPPVVETDVHNVCVSAPRCVSDTQGGESSSPPPLDLCEAQLVSEEGSEARAPRRPPSPPSFTSTFTDSLASQNPQDPGTDRLVNSVSVLPPHPPLTMAARRLALALAESAQKATLTSQRRSTQPPYPLQRQDTPHPLDRPPRPSVLHLQPCSQDYGDLKVSSPSPLLLLAGTSVESPCGRFPSHARKQAPEGHVAMSNFTPTVSPLEAGALLQGSTEVRDQREGRDRPLGAVRPVQPQTVSSLYLSGRVSPPFQSVCSIQSQLAAAVLANTDSVNAYNYRTVLAEASMPGSVEEIPSCPPLPSLVHQYSSDEGEAMREAEDVYRHHRVNPAGQVSGPHHPRPGCLPPHLAGPKSMYKPTSDSCYSTLGLRHHPSSSPQYRGQPQPREEHSSSGHHRSRGQWQRTEERALGYPVIRRARSFHAQQPSCVQLAETEVLPPDILFYVQRPAVQEKECQRLVQSGVQPLQPYFENGRVQYRYSSYSDAAPPEESYYYVDPYRTSRIRHSQSYTMRSTRDSGHPGYHYRPSNNIPPAKRELFLESRDLERVIYESWDHPESCDRLVYHPIRQENRARQRTQGPIMSPYENLDPPVPQSDFSGRDISHTRSRSDPGNACLLAIDRVDSQREVPAMSPISPGQQLSDPSDYIRHQRGHWPGEEPGPPRRESVSRRTQSKQGTSQRHQPQHCNVPILLDVKNMEQGEGGPSRGCDLDKVMMGNAANSYSARLKPSIPRRQRSQSIKEPRYYHHVKSPVEPDHPGSFSTQPHRRTQSTKAMPSHYDNLEGYYPAPKPKPSGSSKAMPGPFPGHGCMTPHSHRLLSQALGGHGAFLQSGLRPEAGVYAE from the exons ATGGAGGCTGGCTGTGGGGTTGCCGCGGTGATCGGGAATGCTGGCTCAGGACATCAGGGAGAACCAGGAAGTGGTGACGTCCTTGAGGG GGACATGTGTATTACACCAGATAAAGAAGCGACCCAGCCTGATCCACACAAGAGCACTACTCCAACAGAGAAATCTCCAAAAGAGAGCCCAACTGACATG GTACAGAGTGATGAGGTCACAGAGCTTCCTGTTGAGCCTGAGCCCACCCTGCGTTCCTGCGTCAGCACAGCCAGCATGAAGGTCAAAAACGTGAAGAA GCTGACGTTCCCCAGAGGTCATTTTCCCAGGCTGGCTGAATGTGCCCACTTCCACTATGAGACCGTTGACTTTGGCACTGTGCAG CTGTCCTTTGCAGAGGAGCAGACTGAGGGGAAGAAGGATGGTCTGGACTCCAAGGAGCCACTCTTCGTGGCTCAGATCTGCTGCCAG AGTCGGAGCTGGCTGGTGAAGCGCTCCTATGAAGACTTCCGTGTGCTGGACAAACACCTCCACCTTTGTATCTATGACCGACGCTTTTCTAAACTCACTGAGCTGCCCCGCATTGACTCTCTGAAGGACACAGTAGAG GAAATAACCAAGATGTTGGCAGCCTACCTGTCCCGTCTCTCAGCCATCGCTGACAACAAGATCAACTGTGGTCCAGTGCTGACATGGATGGAG ATTGATAACAAGGGCAACCACATGCTGGTAGCTGAGGAGTCCTCCATCAATGTTCCTGCCATCGCCGCGGCCCACGTCATCAAACGCTACATTGCCCAGGCCACAGACGAGCTGACCTTTGAG GTAGGGGACATTGTGTCAGTCATTGACATGCCTCCTAAAGAGGACACTGGCTGGTGGAGAGGGAAGCATGGCTTTCAG GTTGGCTTCTTCCCCTGTGACTGTGTGGAGCTGATCAGTGACAGGATTCCCCCCTGTGTGTCCAGCTCTGTGCCAAAACCAG TTTGTAAGAAGCACGGAAAGCTGGTGACGTTCCTGAGGAGCTTCATGAAGTCCCGTCCACCCCCTCAGAAGCTGAGGCAGCGTGGGATCCTTAGGGAGAGGGTGTTTGGCTGTGACCTGGGGGAACACCTCCTCAACTCAGGACATGATG TCCCCCAGGTGATCAAATGCTGTACTGAGTTCATTGAGAGACATGGTGTCGTGGATGGGATGTACAGACTCTCCGGGATCTCCTCCAACATCCAGAAACTGAG ACATGAGTTTGACTCGGAGCAGATACCAGACCTCAGTAGAGATGTCTTCAAACAGGATATCCACTCCGTAGGGTCTCTGTGTAAACTGTACTTCAGAGAGCTGCCCAACCCTCTGCTCACCTACCAGCTCTATGAGAGATTCTCA GAGGCTGTGTCTGCTGCTACTGATGAGGAGAGGCTGGTGAAGATCCACAACGTCATCCAGcagcttcctcctcctcactacag GACTCTGGAATTCCTCATGAGACATTTGTCCCAACTAGCCACCTTCAGCCCTATTACCAACATGCACACCAAGAACCTGGCCATCGTCTGGGCTCCCAATCTGCTTAG ATCCAAGCAGATTGAGTCGGCCTGTTTTAGTGGAACAGCAGCCTTCATGGAGGTGCGTATCCAGTCAGTGGTGGTGGAGTTCATACTGAACAACACAGAGGCACTCTTCAGCCCCAAACTCAACGCCCTCATCCGGGAGAGCACAG GTACCAGTACCCTATCCAGGCCCAAGTCTCTGCTGGTGTGCTCTCCCTCCACTAAGCTCCTGTCTCTGGAGGAGGCCCAGGCCCGTACCCAGGCCCAGCTGGGCTCCCCTGTTACTACTCCAATTCTGTCCCACAGCGAGTACATCGAGGTGGGGGAGGGACCCGGGGCACTGATGGGCAAGTTCCACACAGTCATTGAACTACCCACTGAGAG TAAGAGGGCTCCTGGGAAGGTGAAGAAGTCCCCAGTGGGAAGCTGGCGTTCATTCTTCCACCTGGGCAAGTCCTCCTCCATGACTTCCAAACGCAAGCTGAAGCGTCACCCCAGTGAACCCAATGAGATCAAGAGCATCGCGCTGCCAG GTGGAAGAGGAGATAGTGGGACACTGCGCTCCACCAAAAGTGAAGAATCTCTCACCTCTTTGCACAATGTGGAAG GTGAGCCCCAGATGTACCGCCCCCCTAGACCACGCTCTACCAGCGATGCCCTCTCCACCGCGTTCAGGGATGACCTGTGTGATGCCAGGGACAAAGGCGACCGCTACCACAAACAGACCAAGGAGGGCCATAATGGTGCTGGTGGTCCAGTCTATGACCCAGCTGGTGTGTCCCCTCCTCATCAGGAGGATGACCTTGACCTCTGTCTTCCAGCCCCTGGCATGGCCTTTCTGGACTTTGACCCCATGTCCTTCCAGTGCAGCCCACTGAGCCCACCAACAACTAAATCCGCTCCTCAACGCAAAGCAAGTGTCAACTGGAGGAAGAATGTCGGGGGTTCCAGTGAATCAGAGCCCATCTCTTCATCCCTCAATAAAGTCCTCAGTAACTCCCAGTCCCCTGACATCAGCCCAGTCCATAGGAAAAGAGGGGAGAAGAAGAAAGTGGCTCGGGTCGTCTCCCCCAAACTCCGACGGAAGTCCTCTACGTCCCCCCCTGTGGTTGAAACAGATGTGCacaatgtgtgtgtctctgccccACGCTGTGTCTCAGACACCCAGGGTGGTgagtcctcctcccctccacctctggATCTGTGTGAGGCCCAACTAGTGAGTGAGGAGGGGAGTGAGGCCAGGGCTCCCCGCCGGCCCCCCAGCCCTCCAAGCTTCACATCAACTTTCACAGACAGCCTGGCTTCACAAAACCCTCAGGATCCAG GAACAGATAGGCTTGTGAATTCAgtgtctgtcctccctcctcaccctccgtTGACGATGGCTGCCCGCAGGCTGGCCTTGGCCCTGGCTGAGTCTGCCCAGAAGGCCACTCTGACCTCCCAGAGGAGGAGCACCCAACCCCCCTATCCTCTCCAGAGACAGGACACCCCCCATCCCCTGGACAGACCCCCACGGCCCTCTGTTCTCCACCTCCAACCCTGCTCTCAGGATTACGGCGACCTCAAGGTCtcttctccatcccccctcttaCTCTTGGCTGGTACATCAGTTGAGAGTCCTTGTGGCCGTTTCCCTAGCCATGCGAGAAAACAGGCCCCTGAGGGACATGTGGCTATGAGTAACTTCACTCCCACTGTCAGTCCCTTAGAAGCTGGAGCTCTACTGCAGGGCAGCACAGAGGTGAGGGaccagagagaagggagagacaggCCCCTGGGAGCTGTGAGACCTGTTCAGCCTCAGACGGTGTCCTCCTTGTATCTCAGTGGTAGGGTCTCCCCTCCCTTTCAATCAGTCTGCTCCATTCAGAGCCAGTTAGCCGCCGCTGTCCTCGCTAACACTGACTCTGTCAATGCCTATAACTATCGGACTGTTCTGGCTGAGGCGTCCATGCCAGGGTCTGTGGAGGAGATCCCTTCATGTCCTCCTCTGCCGTCCTTAGTCCATCAGTACAGCTCTGATGAAGGGGAAGCTATGAGGGAGGCTGAAGATGTGTACAGACATCATCGGGTCAATCCAGCAGGACAGGTATCTGGACCTCACCATCCTCGGCCTGGCTGTCTCCCTCCCCACCTGGCAGGGCCCAAGAGCATGTACAAACCCACGTCTGACAGCTGCTACAGCACTTTAGGCCTCCGGCACCACCCATCTTCCTCCCCCCAGTACAGAGGTCAACCCCAACCCAGGGAGGAGCACAGCTCCAGCGGCCACCACAGATCCAGGGGACAATGGCAGAGGACTGAGGAGAGAGCCCTGGGGTACCCGGTCATCCGCAGGGCACGCTCCTTCCATGCCCAGCAACCTAGTTGTGTTCAACTGGCAGAAACTGAAGTCCTACCCCCAGACATCCTGTTCTATGTCCAACGTCCAGCTGTCCAGGAAAAGGAGTGCCAGAGGCTAGTCCAGTCAGGTGTTCAACCCCTGCAGCCGTACTTTGAGAACGGACGCGTTCAGTACCGCTACAGCTCCTATTCAGACGCAGCGCCTCCAGAGGAGTCTTACTACTATGTGGACCCTTACAGGACGAGCCGTATCCGACACAGTCAGTCATACACCATGCGCTCTACTAGGGATAGTGGACATCCTGGCTACCACTATCGCCCTTCAAACAACATCCCACCTGCAAAAAGAGAACTCTTCTTGGAGAGTAGGGATCTAGAGCGAGTCATTTACGAGTCCTGGGACCACCCAGAGAGTTGTGACAGACTAGTCTATCATCCAATCAGGCAAGAGAATAGAGCCAGGCAGAGGACCCAGGGCCCTATCATGTCTCCTTATGAGAACTTGGATCCTCCCGTCCCACAGAGTGACTTCAGCGGCAGAGATATCAGTCACACCAGAAGCAGGTCAGACCCAGGTAATGCCTGCCTGCTGGCCATCGATAGAGTGGACAGCCAACGTGAAGTACCTGCCATGTCCCCAATCTCCCCTGGCCAGCAGCTTTCAGACCCTAGTGATTACATCAGGCACCAGAGGGGTCATTGGCCAGGTGAGGAACCAGGCCCTCCCAGGAGAGAGAGTGTCTCCAGGAGAACCCAGTCCAAGCAGGGCACCTCCCAACGACATCAACCACAGCATTGCAACGTCCCCATACTCCTAGATGTTAAGAACATGGAGCAGGGTGAGGGTGGTCCTAGTAGAGGTTGTGACCTGGACAAAGTAATGATGGGCAACGCTGCTAATAGCTACTCTGCCCGATTAAAACCAAGCATCCCCAGGAGACAACGATCACAGAGCATCAAAGAGCCTCGTTACTACCACCATGTCAAATCACCTGTGGAACCAGATCACCCTGGGTCCTTTTCCACCCAGCCCCACAGGAGAACTCAGAGCACCAAGGCCATGCCCTCTCACTATGATAACCTGGAGGGGTACTACCCAGCTCCCAAGCCCAAACCCTCAGGGTCTAGTAAGGCCATGCCAGGGCCGTTCCCTGGCCACGGCTGCATGACCCCACACAGCCACAGACTGCTGTCCCAGGCCCTAGGGGGCCACGGGGCCTTCCTGCAGTCAGGCCTCAGGCCGGAAGCTGGAGTCTACGCTGAGTGA
- the LOC115163460 gene encoding rho GTPase-activating protein 32 isoform X1 produces MEAGCGVAAVIGNAGSGHQGEPGSGDVLEGDMCITPDKEATQPDPHKSTTPTEKSPKESPTDMVQSDEVTELPVEPEPTLRSCVSTASMKVKNVKKLTFPRGHFPRLAECAHFHYETVDFGTVQLSFAEEQTEGKKDGLDSKEPLFVAQICCQSRSWLVKRSYEDFRVLDKHLHLCIYDRRFSKLTELPRIDSLKDTVEVEEITKMLAAYLSRLSAIADNKINCGPVLTWMEIDNKGNHMLVAEESSINVPAIAAAHVIKRYIAQATDELTFEVGDIVSVIDMPPKEDTGWWRGKHGFQVGFFPCDCVELISDRIPPCVSSSVPKPVCKKHGKLVTFLRSFMKSRPPPQKLRQRGILRERVFGCDLGEHLLNSGHDVPQVIKCCTEFIERHGVVDGMYRLSGISSNIQKLRHEFDSEQIPDLSRDVFKQDIHSVGSLCKLYFRELPNPLLTYQLYERFSEAVSAATDEERLVKIHNVIQQLPPPHYRTLEFLMRHLSQLATFSPITNMHTKNLAIVWAPNLLRSKQIESACFSGTAAFMEVRIQSVVVEFILNNTEALFSPKLNALIRESTGTSTLSRPKSLLVCSPSTKLLSLEEAQARTQAQLGSPVTTPILSHSEYIEVGEGPGALMGKFHTVIELPTESKRAPGKVKKSPVGSWRSFFHLGKSSSMTSKRKLKRHPSEPNEIKSIALPGGRGDSGTLRSTKSEESLTSLHNVEGEPQMYRPPRPRSTSDALSTAFRDDLCDARDKGDRYHKQTKEGHNGAGGPVYDPAGVSPPHQEDDLDLCLPAPGMAFLDFDPMSFQCSPLSPPTTKSAPQRKASVNWRKNVGGSSESEPISSSLNKVLSNSQSPDISPVHRKRGEKKKVARVVSPKLRRKSSTSPPVVETDVHNVCVSAPRCVSDTQGGESSSPPPLDLCEAQLVSEEGSEARAPRRPPSPPSFTSTFTDSLASQNPQDPGTDRLVNSVSVLPPHPPLTMAARRLALALAESAQKATLTSQRRSTQPPYPLQRQDTPHPLDRPPRPSVLHLQPCSQDYGDLKVSSPSPLLLLAGTSVESPCGRFPSHARKQAPEGHVAMSNFTPTVSPLEAGALLQGSTEVRDQREGRDRPLGAVRPVQPQTVSSLYLSGRVSPPFQSVCSIQSQLAAAVLANTDSVNAYNYRTVLAEASMPGSVEEIPSCPPLPSLVHQYSSDEGEAMREAEDVYRHHRVNPAGQVSGPHHPRPGCLPPHLAGPKSMYKPTSDSCYSTLGLRHHPSSSPQYRGQPQPREEHSSSGHHRSRGQWQRTEERALGYPVIRRARSFHAQQPSCVQLAETEVLPPDILFYVQRPAVQEKECQRLVQSGVQPLQPYFENGRVQYRYSSYSDAAPPEESYYYVDPYRTSRIRHSQSYTMRSTRDSGHPGYHYRPSNNIPPAKRELFLESRDLERVIYESWDHPESCDRLVYHPIRQENRARQRTQGPIMSPYENLDPPVPQSDFSGRDISHTRSRSDPGNACLLAIDRVDSQREVPAMSPISPGQQLSDPSDYIRHQRGHWPGEEPGPPRRESVSRRTQSKQGTSQRHQPQHCNVPILLDVKNMEQGEGGPSRGCDLDKVMMGNAANSYSARLKPSIPRRQRSQSIKEPRYYHHVKSPVEPDHPGSFSTQPHRRTQSTKAMPSHYDNLEGYYPAPKPKPSGSSKAMPGPFPGHGCMTPHSHRLLSQALGGHGAFLQSGLRPEAGVYAE; encoded by the exons ATGGAGGCTGGCTGTGGGGTTGCCGCGGTGATCGGGAATGCTGGCTCAGGACATCAGGGAGAACCAGGAAGTGGTGACGTCCTTGAGGG GGACATGTGTATTACACCAGATAAAGAAGCGACCCAGCCTGATCCACACAAGAGCACTACTCCAACAGAGAAATCTCCAAAAGAGAGCCCAACTGACATG GTACAGAGTGATGAGGTCACAGAGCTTCCTGTTGAGCCTGAGCCCACCCTGCGTTCCTGCGTCAGCACAGCCAGCATGAAGGTCAAAAACGTGAAGAA GCTGACGTTCCCCAGAGGTCATTTTCCCAGGCTGGCTGAATGTGCCCACTTCCACTATGAGACCGTTGACTTTGGCACTGTGCAG CTGTCCTTTGCAGAGGAGCAGACTGAGGGGAAGAAGGATGGTCTGGACTCCAAGGAGCCACTCTTCGTGGCTCAGATCTGCTGCCAG AGTCGGAGCTGGCTGGTGAAGCGCTCCTATGAAGACTTCCGTGTGCTGGACAAACACCTCCACCTTTGTATCTATGACCGACGCTTTTCTAAACTCACTGAGCTGCCCCGCATTGACTCTCTGAAGGACACAGTAGAGGTAGAG GAAATAACCAAGATGTTGGCAGCCTACCTGTCCCGTCTCTCAGCCATCGCTGACAACAAGATCAACTGTGGTCCAGTGCTGACATGGATGGAG ATTGATAACAAGGGCAACCACATGCTGGTAGCTGAGGAGTCCTCCATCAATGTTCCTGCCATCGCCGCGGCCCACGTCATCAAACGCTACATTGCCCAGGCCACAGACGAGCTGACCTTTGAG GTAGGGGACATTGTGTCAGTCATTGACATGCCTCCTAAAGAGGACACTGGCTGGTGGAGAGGGAAGCATGGCTTTCAG GTTGGCTTCTTCCCCTGTGACTGTGTGGAGCTGATCAGTGACAGGATTCCCCCCTGTGTGTCCAGCTCTGTGCCAAAACCAG TTTGTAAGAAGCACGGAAAGCTGGTGACGTTCCTGAGGAGCTTCATGAAGTCCCGTCCACCCCCTCAGAAGCTGAGGCAGCGTGGGATCCTTAGGGAGAGGGTGTTTGGCTGTGACCTGGGGGAACACCTCCTCAACTCAGGACATGATG TCCCCCAGGTGATCAAATGCTGTACTGAGTTCATTGAGAGACATGGTGTCGTGGATGGGATGTACAGACTCTCCGGGATCTCCTCCAACATCCAGAAACTGAG ACATGAGTTTGACTCGGAGCAGATACCAGACCTCAGTAGAGATGTCTTCAAACAGGATATCCACTCCGTAGGGTCTCTGTGTAAACTGTACTTCAGAGAGCTGCCCAACCCTCTGCTCACCTACCAGCTCTATGAGAGATTCTCA GAGGCTGTGTCTGCTGCTACTGATGAGGAGAGGCTGGTGAAGATCCACAACGTCATCCAGcagcttcctcctcctcactacag GACTCTGGAATTCCTCATGAGACATTTGTCCCAACTAGCCACCTTCAGCCCTATTACCAACATGCACACCAAGAACCTGGCCATCGTCTGGGCTCCCAATCTGCTTAG ATCCAAGCAGATTGAGTCGGCCTGTTTTAGTGGAACAGCAGCCTTCATGGAGGTGCGTATCCAGTCAGTGGTGGTGGAGTTCATACTGAACAACACAGAGGCACTCTTCAGCCCCAAACTCAACGCCCTCATCCGGGAGAGCACAG GTACCAGTACCCTATCCAGGCCCAAGTCTCTGCTGGTGTGCTCTCCCTCCACTAAGCTCCTGTCTCTGGAGGAGGCCCAGGCCCGTACCCAGGCCCAGCTGGGCTCCCCTGTTACTACTCCAATTCTGTCCCACAGCGAGTACATCGAGGTGGGGGAGGGACCCGGGGCACTGATGGGCAAGTTCCACACAGTCATTGAACTACCCACTGAGAG TAAGAGGGCTCCTGGGAAGGTGAAGAAGTCCCCAGTGGGAAGCTGGCGTTCATTCTTCCACCTGGGCAAGTCCTCCTCCATGACTTCCAAACGCAAGCTGAAGCGTCACCCCAGTGAACCCAATGAGATCAAGAGCATCGCGCTGCCAG GTGGAAGAGGAGATAGTGGGACACTGCGCTCCACCAAAAGTGAAGAATCTCTCACCTCTTTGCACAATGTGGAAG GTGAGCCCCAGATGTACCGCCCCCCTAGACCACGCTCTACCAGCGATGCCCTCTCCACCGCGTTCAGGGATGACCTGTGTGATGCCAGGGACAAAGGCGACCGCTACCACAAACAGACCAAGGAGGGCCATAATGGTGCTGGTGGTCCAGTCTATGACCCAGCTGGTGTGTCCCCTCCTCATCAGGAGGATGACCTTGACCTCTGTCTTCCAGCCCCTGGCATGGCCTTTCTGGACTTTGACCCCATGTCCTTCCAGTGCAGCCCACTGAGCCCACCAACAACTAAATCCGCTCCTCAACGCAAAGCAAGTGTCAACTGGAGGAAGAATGTCGGGGGTTCCAGTGAATCAGAGCCCATCTCTTCATCCCTCAATAAAGTCCTCAGTAACTCCCAGTCCCCTGACATCAGCCCAGTCCATAGGAAAAGAGGGGAGAAGAAGAAAGTGGCTCGGGTCGTCTCCCCCAAACTCCGACGGAAGTCCTCTACGTCCCCCCCTGTGGTTGAAACAGATGTGCacaatgtgtgtgtctctgccccACGCTGTGTCTCAGACACCCAGGGTGGTgagtcctcctcccctccacctctggATCTGTGTGAGGCCCAACTAGTGAGTGAGGAGGGGAGTGAGGCCAGGGCTCCCCGCCGGCCCCCCAGCCCTCCAAGCTTCACATCAACTTTCACAGACAGCCTGGCTTCACAAAACCCTCAGGATCCAG GAACAGATAGGCTTGTGAATTCAgtgtctgtcctccctcctcaccctccgtTGACGATGGCTGCCCGCAGGCTGGCCTTGGCCCTGGCTGAGTCTGCCCAGAAGGCCACTCTGACCTCCCAGAGGAGGAGCACCCAACCCCCCTATCCTCTCCAGAGACAGGACACCCCCCATCCCCTGGACAGACCCCCACGGCCCTCTGTTCTCCACCTCCAACCCTGCTCTCAGGATTACGGCGACCTCAAGGTCtcttctccatcccccctcttaCTCTTGGCTGGTACATCAGTTGAGAGTCCTTGTGGCCGTTTCCCTAGCCATGCGAGAAAACAGGCCCCTGAGGGACATGTGGCTATGAGTAACTTCACTCCCACTGTCAGTCCCTTAGAAGCTGGAGCTCTACTGCAGGGCAGCACAGAGGTGAGGGaccagagagaagggagagacaggCCCCTGGGAGCTGTGAGACCTGTTCAGCCTCAGACGGTGTCCTCCTTGTATCTCAGTGGTAGGGTCTCCCCTCCCTTTCAATCAGTCTGCTCCATTCAGAGCCAGTTAGCCGCCGCTGTCCTCGCTAACACTGACTCTGTCAATGCCTATAACTATCGGACTGTTCTGGCTGAGGCGTCCATGCCAGGGTCTGTGGAGGAGATCCCTTCATGTCCTCCTCTGCCGTCCTTAGTCCATCAGTACAGCTCTGATGAAGGGGAAGCTATGAGGGAGGCTGAAGATGTGTACAGACATCATCGGGTCAATCCAGCAGGACAGGTATCTGGACCTCACCATCCTCGGCCTGGCTGTCTCCCTCCCCACCTGGCAGGGCCCAAGAGCATGTACAAACCCACGTCTGACAGCTGCTACAGCACTTTAGGCCTCCGGCACCACCCATCTTCCTCCCCCCAGTACAGAGGTCAACCCCAACCCAGGGAGGAGCACAGCTCCAGCGGCCACCACAGATCCAGGGGACAATGGCAGAGGACTGAGGAGAGAGCCCTGGGGTACCCGGTCATCCGCAGGGCACGCTCCTTCCATGCCCAGCAACCTAGTTGTGTTCAACTGGCAGAAACTGAAGTCCTACCCCCAGACATCCTGTTCTATGTCCAACGTCCAGCTGTCCAGGAAAAGGAGTGCCAGAGGCTAGTCCAGTCAGGTGTTCAACCCCTGCAGCCGTACTTTGAGAACGGACGCGTTCAGTACCGCTACAGCTCCTATTCAGACGCAGCGCCTCCAGAGGAGTCTTACTACTATGTGGACCCTTACAGGACGAGCCGTATCCGACACAGTCAGTCATACACCATGCGCTCTACTAGGGATAGTGGACATCCTGGCTACCACTATCGCCCTTCAAACAACATCCCACCTGCAAAAAGAGAACTCTTCTTGGAGAGTAGGGATCTAGAGCGAGTCATTTACGAGTCCTGGGACCACCCAGAGAGTTGTGACAGACTAGTCTATCATCCAATCAGGCAAGAGAATAGAGCCAGGCAGAGGACCCAGGGCCCTATCATGTCTCCTTATGAGAACTTGGATCCTCCCGTCCCACAGAGTGACTTCAGCGGCAGAGATATCAGTCACACCAGAAGCAGGTCAGACCCAGGTAATGCCTGCCTGCTGGCCATCGATAGAGTGGACAGCCAACGTGAAGTACCTGCCATGTCCCCAATCTCCCCTGGCCAGCAGCTTTCAGACCCTAGTGATTACATCAGGCACCAGAGGGGTCATTGGCCAGGTGAGGAACCAGGCCCTCCCAGGAGAGAGAGTGTCTCCAGGAGAACCCAGTCCAAGCAGGGCACCTCCCAACGACATCAACCACAGCATTGCAACGTCCCCATACTCCTAGATGTTAAGAACATGGAGCAGGGTGAGGGTGGTCCTAGTAGAGGTTGTGACCTGGACAAAGTAATGATGGGCAACGCTGCTAATAGCTACTCTGCCCGATTAAAACCAAGCATCCCCAGGAGACAACGATCACAGAGCATCAAAGAGCCTCGTTACTACCACCATGTCAAATCACCTGTGGAACCAGATCACCCTGGGTCCTTTTCCACCCAGCCCCACAGGAGAACTCAGAGCACCAAGGCCATGCCCTCTCACTATGATAACCTGGAGGGGTACTACCCAGCTCCCAAGCCCAAACCCTCAGGGTCTAGTAAGGCCATGCCAGGGCCGTTCCCTGGCCACGGCTGCATGACCCCACACAGCCACAGACTGCTGTCCCAGGCCCTAGGGGGCCACGGGGCCTTCCTGCAGTCAGGCCTCAGGCCGGAAGCTGGAGTCTACGCTGAGTGA